Proteins co-encoded in one Streptomyces sp. JH34 genomic window:
- a CDS encoding crosslink repair DNA glycosylase YcaQ family protein, which translates to MTSVPPPVLELSADQARRIALRAQGLLGAPDRRGGVPGVLRGLGAVQLDTISVLARSHELVPYARLGALGRRTVDDAYWSRGRSFEYWSHAACILPVEEWPHFAFRRRAYRSRPHWNHDLPDGAYETVIKQLRTEGPLTATELGGAKNGGEWWDWSASKVAVERALMYGEVVCTERRGWKRVYDLAERAIPEAVLHDDLDDTECLRRLVALAGRSLGVGTRADIADYHRLKAEQFDAVVADSGLVPVSVRGWAKPAWAHPGALASEPRGRHRTTLLSPFDSLIWERARTERIFGFTHRLEAYVPRHKRIHGYFAMPLLAGGRLRGRVDPAREGTTLVARQVSLDGGKSVPPMAEALVEAASWVGCTDVRLERVDAPELREPLMAEIARALP; encoded by the coding sequence ATGACGTCTGTGCCGCCCCCCGTCCTGGAACTCTCCGCCGACCAGGCACGCCGTATCGCCCTGCGCGCCCAGGGCCTTCTCGGTGCCCCGGACCGCCGGGGCGGGGTCCCGGGCGTCCTGCGCGGCCTGGGGGCCGTCCAGCTCGACACCATCTCGGTCCTCGCCAGGTCGCACGAGCTCGTGCCGTACGCCCGCCTGGGCGCGCTCGGCCGCCGCACGGTCGACGACGCCTACTGGTCCAGGGGCCGCTCGTTCGAGTACTGGTCGCACGCCGCGTGCATCCTGCCGGTCGAGGAGTGGCCGCACTTCGCGTTCCGCCGCCGCGCCTACCGGTCCCGGCCGCACTGGAACCACGACCTGCCCGACGGGGCCTACGAGACGGTGATCAAGCAGCTGCGCACCGAGGGCCCGCTGACGGCGACGGAGCTCGGCGGCGCGAAGAACGGCGGCGAGTGGTGGGACTGGTCCGCCTCCAAGGTCGCCGTCGAGCGGGCCCTGATGTACGGCGAGGTGGTGTGCACCGAGCGGCGCGGCTGGAAGCGGGTCTACGACCTGGCCGAGCGCGCGATCCCGGAGGCCGTGCTCCACGACGACCTGGACGACACGGAGTGCCTGCGCCGGCTCGTGGCCCTGGCGGGGCGTTCGCTGGGCGTCGGCACCCGTGCCGACATCGCCGACTACCACCGGCTCAAGGCCGAGCAGTTCGACGCCGTCGTGGCGGACTCCGGACTGGTCCCGGTGTCGGTGCGGGGCTGGGCGAAGCCCGCCTGGGCACACCCCGGGGCCCTGGCCTCGGAGCCGCGCGGACGGCACCGCACGACGCTGCTGTCGCCGTTCGACTCACTGATCTGGGAACGGGCGCGCACGGAGCGGATCTTCGGTTTCACCCATCGGCTGGAGGCATACGTCCCCAGGCACAAGCGGATCCACGGCTATTTCGCCATGCCCCTGCTGGCGGGGGGCCGGCTGCGGGGCCGCGTCGACCCGGCCCGGGAAGGAACCACCCTGGTCGCCCGCCAGGTGTCCCTGGACGGCGGGAAGTCCGTTCCGCCGATGGCCGAGGCCCTCGTGGAGGCGGCGTCCTGGGTCGGTTGCACGGACGTACGGCTGGAGCGCGTGGACGCACCGGAACTGCGTGAGCCGCTCATGGCGGAGATCGCCCGCGCCCTTCCCTGA
- a CDS encoding LpqB family beta-propeller domain-containing protein: MDTDRRRGGRGRTVRLSVLLGCGVLVLAGCGAMPVTGDVKAVDASQPGDSQVQVYAVAPREGASPIEVVDGFLESMTSDDPDFRTTRKYLTAEAAHTWQPTEGTTVLAKAPNRNGPTIHDKERRTTETTYTLTGEQVAAVDAQSSYRPLAPSEYSQMLHLVREKGADGKQEWRIDIVPDGLVLGQSDFKRLYRSVNKYYFAAGRADDESALVADPVYVRNRTDPVTRMDTATQTVRTLLEGPSDWLRPVVDSRFPTGTALKAGVTSLAPDDQNVLKVPLNKKADKAGQSTCRMMAAQVLFTLRDLTSARVGQVELQGERGPLCSLGTDEAEEFASDHESQSPASQYFVDDEGHVQRIPGSSKGSGAPEPVTGPLGSGTVAMGAVGVARDEQKAAAVSADQTHLYVSSLVEESEPAAPVVTSRAKRTADRLSAPSWDGGGDLWVADRDPSDPRLLRLVDGAGDPQEVSVPGLNGGRIESLRMSADGVRIALRVSRDGHTTLNIGRVERDGSGDAERVSVEDLRQAAPQLADVTAVSWSGRSRLVVVGKEEGSVQQVRYVQADGSTSSSGVLPGVNQVTAVAAADDEQLPLMADTEGDGIVKLSPGDNWQTVLKGGTSLVYPG; the protein is encoded by the coding sequence GTGGACACTGACCGCCGACGGGGCGGCCGCGGCCGGACGGTGCGGTTGTCCGTGCTGCTGGGCTGCGGCGTCCTGGTGCTCGCCGGGTGCGGAGCGATGCCGGTCACCGGCGACGTCAAGGCGGTCGACGCCTCGCAGCCGGGCGATTCACAGGTCCAGGTGTACGCCGTGGCTCCGAGGGAGGGCGCCTCGCCGATCGAGGTCGTCGACGGCTTCCTGGAGTCGATGACCAGCGACGACCCCGACTTCCGGACCACCCGCAAGTACCTGACCGCGGAGGCTGCCCACACCTGGCAGCCGACCGAGGGCACCACGGTGCTCGCGAAGGCGCCCAACCGCAACGGGCCCACGATCCACGACAAGGAGCGCAGGACCACCGAGACCACCTACACGCTGACCGGCGAACAGGTGGCGGCGGTCGACGCGCAGAGTTCCTACCGGCCCCTCGCCCCGTCGGAGTACTCCCAGATGCTTCATCTGGTCCGTGAGAAGGGGGCGGACGGCAAGCAGGAATGGCGCATCGACATCGTGCCGGACGGCCTGGTGCTCGGGCAGTCCGACTTCAAGCGCCTCTACCGGTCCGTGAACAAGTACTACTTCGCCGCCGGGCGGGCGGACGACGAGTCCGCGCTGGTCGCAGACCCCGTCTACGTGCGGAACCGCACGGATCCCGTCACGCGGATGGACACGGCCACCCAGACCGTGCGGACGCTGCTGGAAGGCCCTTCGGACTGGCTGCGGCCGGTGGTGGACTCGCGCTTCCCCACAGGCACGGCGCTGAAGGCCGGGGTCACCTCGCTGGCGCCGGACGACCAGAACGTGCTGAAGGTGCCGCTCAACAAGAAGGCCGACAAGGCCGGGCAGAGCACCTGCCGGATGATGGCCGCCCAGGTGCTCTTCACCCTTCGGGACCTGACGTCCGCCCGGGTGGGGCAGGTGGAGCTGCAGGGGGAGCGCGGACCGCTGTGTTCGCTGGGGACCGATGAGGCCGAGGAGTTCGCCTCGGACCACGAGTCGCAGAGCCCCGCCAGCCAGTACTTCGTCGACGACGAGGGGCATGTGCAGCGGATCCCCGGAAGCAGCAAGGGCAGCGGTGCTCCGGAGCCGGTGACCGGTCCGCTGGGCAGCGGGACGGTGGCCATGGGCGCCGTGGGCGTGGCCCGGGACGAGCAGAAGGCTGCCGCGGTCTCTGCTGATCAGACGCACCTCTACGTGTCCTCCCTGGTCGAGGAGAGCGAGCCCGCTGCCCCCGTGGTGACCAGCCGGGCGAAGCGGACTGCGGACCGGCTGTCGGCACCGAGCTGGGACGGCGGGGGCGACCTGTGGGTCGCCGACCGCGATCCGTCGGATCCCCGGCTGCTGCGTCTGGTGGACGGTGCCGGTGATCCGCAGGAGGTCTCGGTGCCGGGCTTGAACGGGGGCCGGATCGAGTCCCTGCGGATGTCGGCCGACGGGGTCCGGATCGCCCTGCGGGTGTCGAGGGACGGGCACACGACTCTGAACATCGGCCGGGTCGAGCGGGACGGCTCGGGGGATGCCGAGCGAGTCTCGGTGGAGGACCTGCGCCAGGCCGCACCTCAGCTGGCCGATGTGACGGCTGTTTCCTGGTCGGGCCGCAGCCGTCTCGTGGTGGTGGGCAAGGAGGAGGGCAGTGTGCAGCAGGTGCGCTATGTGCAGGCGGACGGTTCCACCTCGTCCTCCGGGGTCCTGCCGGGCGTGAACCAGGTGACGGCCGTCGCCGCTGCGGACGACGAGCAGCTGCCGCTGATGGCGGACACCGAGGGTGACGGGATCGTGAAGCTGTCGCCGGGGGACAACTGGCAGACGGTCCTCAAGGGGGGCACCTCGCTGGTCTACCCGGGCTGA
- a CDS encoding phosphoribosyltransferase family protein, which translates to MRSWWREIVGLVLPVACGGCGSPRTELCEECARVLEAGPRRVRPAPEPAGLPVVHAAAAYENAVRAMLLAHKERGALGLAGALGGALAAAVRAGAGHAGDEGPLLLVPVPSARRATARRGHDPARRIAAAAAAELRRGGTRARVLVALRQRRAVADQAGLGARDRRANLAGALVVADGARRLLDGGGVVLVDDLLTTGSTLAEAARAVGAAGRATAESLRAAVVAASPSAFEINRN; encoded by the coding sequence GTGCGGAGTTGGTGGCGGGAGATCGTCGGGCTGGTGCTGCCCGTGGCCTGTGGGGGCTGCGGCAGTCCGCGGACAGAGCTGTGCGAGGAGTGCGCCCGCGTGCTGGAGGCCGGGCCGCGCCGTGTGAGACCCGCGCCCGAGCCCGCGGGACTCCCCGTCGTCCACGCGGCGGCGGCGTACGAGAACGCCGTACGCGCGATGCTGCTGGCCCACAAGGAGCGTGGGGCGCTTGGCTTGGCCGGGGCACTCGGCGGGGCGCTGGCGGCGGCTGTGCGGGCCGGAGCGGGGCATGCGGGCGACGAGGGGCCACTGCTCCTGGTACCCGTACCCTCCGCACGGCGGGCCACGGCGCGGCGCGGGCATGATCCGGCGCGCAGGATCGCCGCCGCGGCCGCGGCGGAACTGCGGCGAGGAGGCACGCGGGCCCGGGTGCTCGTGGCGCTGCGGCAGCGGCGCGCGGTGGCGGACCAGGCGGGGCTGGGGGCCAGGGACCGGCGGGCGAATCTGGCGGGCGCGCTCGTGGTGGCGGACGGCGCCCGGAGGCTGCTCGACGGGGGCGGGGTCGTGCTCGTCGACGACCTCCTGACGACGGGGTCGACGCTGGCGGAGGCCGCACGCGCGGTCGGCGCGGCCGGCCGCGCCACCGCGGAGAGCCTCCGGGCCGCGGTTGTCGCGGCTTCTCCGAGTGCTTTCGAAATAAACCGGAACTGA
- a CDS encoding response regulator transcription factor, protein MADTFGPVRGTRDAGKAAGAEPVEDDDSPRKEPIRVLVVDDHALFRRGLEIVLAQEEDIQVVGEAGDGAEAVDKAADLLPDIVLMDVRMPKRGGIEACTSIKEVAPSAKIIMLTISDEEADLYEAIKAGATGYLLKEISTDEVATAIRAVADGQSQISPSMASKLLTEFKSMIQRTDERRLVPAPRLTDRELEVLKLVATGMNNRDIAKELFISENTVKNHVRNILEKLQLHSRMEAVVYAMREKILEIR, encoded by the coding sequence ATGGCGGACACCTTCGGGCCCGTGCGCGGGACGCGCGACGCCGGCAAGGCTGCCGGTGCGGAACCCGTCGAGGACGACGACAGCCCCCGCAAGGAGCCCATCAGGGTTCTCGTGGTCGATGACCACGCCCTGTTCCGCAGGGGCCTGGAGATCGTCCTCGCGCAGGAGGAGGACATCCAGGTCGTCGGTGAGGCGGGGGACGGGGCCGAGGCGGTCGACAAGGCCGCGGACCTGCTGCCCGACATCGTTCTGATGGACGTCCGGATGCCGAAACGTGGTGGCATCGAGGCCTGCACCTCCATCAAGGAGGTGGCCCCCAGCGCGAAGATCATCATGCTGACGATCAGCGACGAGGAGGCCGACCTCTACGAGGCGATCAAGGCGGGCGCCACGGGCTATCTGCTCAAGGAGATCTCGACGGACGAGGTGGCCACGGCCATTCGCGCGGTCGCGGACGGCCAGTCCCAGATCAGCCCGTCGATGGCCTCCAAGCTGCTCACCGAGTTCAAGTCGATGATCCAGAGGACCGACGAGCGCAGGCTGGTACCCGCGCCGCGGCTCACCGACCGCGAGCTCGAAGTGCTCAAGCTCGTCGCCACGGGCATGAACAACCGTGATATCGCCAAGGAATTGTTCATCTCCGAGAACACGGTGAAGAACCACGTCCGCAATATCCTGGAGAAGCTCCAGCTGCACTCCCGGATGGAAGCGGTGGTCTATGCCATGCGGGAGAAGATCCTCGAGATCAGGTGA
- the mtrB gene encoding MtrAB system histidine kinase MtrB: MTLGSAAPPPGVPGARTERAAGPARSTPRFGRVPLGGRLFRDRTPGGPVPRLLMRWISGPLLPAVRLWRRNLQLRVVAGTLLMSIAVVLLLGFVVIGQVRNGLLEAKGKAAQTQAAGGFAAAQTNANAPLVPGDQSEESADGMTANTSWRTELVDQLASGGTNAFNVVALSADSVGHDTTSRAPRGSGSVEASSIPQRLRDDVGKGAGAFQTYSLIRYSYGKDPEPGLVVGKRLYDIDHNPYELYYLFPLTQEEKSLTLVTTTLATAGLFVVVLLGAIAWFVVRQVVTPVRMAAGIAERLSAGRLQERMKVTGEDDIARLGEAFNKMAQNLQLKIQQLEELSRMQRRFVSDVSHELRTPLTTVRMAADVIHEARVDFDPVTARSAELLGDQLDRFESLLSDLLEISRFDAGAAALEAEPIDLRTVVRRVIGGAEPLAERKGTRIRVVGDEQPVVAEADARRVERVLRNLVVNAVEHGEGRDVVVSMGVAQGAVAVAVRDYGVGLKPGEATRVFNRFWRADPARARTTGGTGLGLSIAVEDARLHGGWLQAWGEPGGGSQFRLTLPRTADEPLRGSPIPLEPEDSRRNRENREREQAVPAADEHRLMSVPNQTGSTGRSHLGVPAHGPAAARTPVSVHPAALPGNGARVVSRPAVDRADTGNDPGTQDPEQEGTTRGH, translated from the coding sequence ATGACCCTTGGCAGCGCTGCTCCGCCACCCGGGGTGCCCGGGGCCCGTACGGAGCGGGCTGCCGGTCCGGCGCGGAGCACTCCCCGTTTCGGCAGGGTCCCGCTGGGTGGCCGGTTGTTCCGTGACCGGACGCCCGGCGGGCCCGTGCCGCGGCTGCTGATGCGGTGGATCAGCGGGCCGCTGCTGCCGGCTGTCCGGCTGTGGCGGCGGAATCTCCAGCTGCGTGTCGTGGCGGGAACGCTGCTGATGTCGATCGCCGTGGTGCTCCTCCTCGGCTTCGTCGTGATCGGTCAGGTCCGCAACGGCCTGCTCGAGGCGAAGGGCAAGGCCGCGCAGACACAGGCGGCCGGCGGTTTCGCGGCCGCGCAGACGAACGCGAACGCGCCTCTGGTCCCCGGGGACCAGAGCGAGGAGAGCGCCGACGGGATGACGGCCAACACCTCCTGGCGCACGGAGCTCGTCGATCAGCTCGCCAGTGGTGGCACGAACGCGTTCAACGTGGTGGCGCTCAGCGCCGACTCGGTCGGCCACGACACCACGAGCCGCGCCCCCCGCGGTTCGGGCAGCGTGGAGGCGTCGAGCATTCCCCAGAGGCTGCGGGACGACGTCGGCAAGGGTGCAGGCGCCTTCCAGACGTACTCGCTGATCCGGTACTCGTACGGGAAGGACCCGGAGCCCGGGCTGGTCGTCGGCAAGAGGCTCTACGACATCGACCACAACCCGTACGAGCTGTACTACCTCTTCCCGCTCACGCAGGAGGAGAAGTCCCTGACCCTGGTCACGACGACGCTGGCCACGGCCGGTCTGTTCGTGGTCGTGCTGCTCGGTGCCATCGCCTGGTTCGTGGTGCGCCAGGTCGTCACGCCCGTACGGATGGCGGCGGGGATCGCCGAGAGGCTTTCCGCCGGCCGGCTCCAGGAGCGGATGAAGGTCACAGGTGAGGACGACATCGCGCGCCTCGGCGAGGCGTTCAACAAGATGGCGCAGAACCTGCAGCTGAAGATCCAGCAGCTGGAGGAGCTCTCCCGCATGCAGCGGCGTTTCGTCTCGGACGTCAGCCATGAGCTTCGCACCCCGTTGACGACCGTGCGGATGGCCGCCGACGTGATCCATGAGGCACGTGTCGACTTCGACCCGGTCACGGCCCGTTCCGCGGAGCTGCTGGGTGACCAGCTCGACCGCTTCGAGTCGCTCCTCTCCGATCTGCTGGAGATCAGCAGGTTCGACGCGGGGGCCGCGGCGCTGGAAGCCGAACCGATAGATCTGCGCACGGTCGTCCGGCGGGTGATCGGCGGCGCCGAGCCGCTGGCGGAGCGCAAGGGCACCCGGATCCGTGTGGTGGGTGACGAACAGCCCGTGGTCGCGGAGGCCGACGCGCGCCGTGTCGAGCGGGTCCTGCGCAATCTCGTCGTCAACGCCGTCGAACACGGCGAGGGCCGGGACGTCGTCGTGAGTATGGGTGTCGCGCAGGGAGCCGTGGCCGTGGCGGTCAGGGACTACGGCGTGGGGCTCAAGCCGGGCGAGGCGACCCGGGTCTTCAACCGCTTCTGGCGGGCGGACCCGGCCCGTGCCCGGACCACGGGCGGCACAGGCCTGGGGCTGTCGATCGCGGTCGAGGACGCCCGTCTCCACGGGGGCTGGCTGCAGGCCTGGGGCGAGCCCGGAGGGGGATCGCAGTTCCGGCTGACCCTGCCGAGGACGGCGGACGAGCCGCTGCGCGGGTCGCCGATACCGCTGGAGCCCGAGGACTCCCGGCGTAACCGTGAGAACCGCGAGCGTGAGCAGGCGGTGCCGGCGGCGGACGAGCACAGGCTGATGTCCGTACCGAACCAGACGGGTTCCACCGGACGCTCCCACCTGGGTGTGCCGGCACACGGTCCGGCAGCGGCGCGGACGCCGGTGTCGGTCCATCCGGCGGCGCTGCCTGGCAACGGGGCACGTGTGGTGTCGCGTCCCGCGGTGGACCGGGCGGACACGGGCAACGACCCCGGGACACAGGATCCGGAGCAGGAGGGCACCACTCGTGGACACTGA
- the raiA gene encoding ribosome-associated translation inhibitor RaiA, whose translation MDIVVKGRKTEVPERFRKHVAEKLKLDKIQKFDGKVISLDVEVSKEPNPRQADRAARVEITLRSRGPVIRAEAAAGDPYAALDLATDKLDARLRKEHDKRYSRRGNGRLSASEVAEVVPGAASFNGDGELIPEETAPSVPTTRIGSLEVQGEGPLVVREKMHVAAPMTLDQALYEMELVGHDFYLFVDSETKEPSVVYRRHAYDYGVIHLRTDPLASDEAGGAGGALGG comes from the coding sequence GTGGACATCGTCGTCAAGGGCCGCAAGACCGAGGTGCCCGAGCGGTTCCGCAAGCACGTGGCCGAGAAGCTGAAGCTGGACAAGATCCAGAAGTTCGACGGCAAGGTGATCAGCCTCGACGTCGAGGTGTCCAAGGAGCCGAATCCCCGTCAGGCGGACCGTGCGGCAAGGGTGGAGATCACGCTCCGCTCGCGTGGGCCGGTCATCCGGGCGGAAGCGGCGGCAGGCGACCCGTACGCAGCGCTGGACCTGGCCACCGACAAGCTGGATGCGAGGCTGCGCAAGGAGCACGACAAGCGCTACAGCAGGCGCGGCAACGGCCGGCTGTCGGCGTCCGAGGTGGCGGAGGTGGTGCCTGGGGCCGCCTCCTTCAACGGGGACGGTGAACTCATCCCCGAGGAGACCGCACCGTCCGTGCCCACCACCAGGATCGGTTCGCTCGAGGTCCAGGGTGAAGGACCGCTCGTGGTGCGCGAGAAGATGCACGTCGCAGCGCCGATGACACTCGACCAGGCGCTCTACGAGATGGAGTTGGTCGGGCACGACTTCTACCTGTTCGTGGACTCCGAGACCAAGGAGCCCAGCGTCGTCTACCGACGGCACGCCTACGACTACGGTGTCATCCACCTGAGGACCGACCCGCTGGCCTCCGACGAGGCGGGCGGCGCGGGCGGCGCTCTCGGCGGCTGA
- the mtrA gene encoding two-component system response regulator MtrA: MMSFMKGRVLVVDDDTALAEMLGIVLRGEGFEPSFVADGDKALAAFREAKPDLVLLDLMLPGRDGIEVCRLIRAESGVPIVMLTAKSDTVDVVVGLESGADDYIVKPFKPKELVARIRARLRRSEEPAPEQLAIGDLVIDVAGHSVKREGQSIALTPLEFDLLVALARKPWQVFTREVLLEQVWGYRHAADTRLVNVHVQRLRSKVEKDPERPEIVVTVRGVGYKAGPS; encoded by the coding sequence ATGATGTCGTTTATGAAGGGACGCGTCCTTGTCGTCGACGACGACACCGCACTGGCCGAGATGCTCGGCATCGTGCTGCGTGGAGAAGGTTTCGAGCCGTCGTTCGTAGCGGACGGTGACAAGGCACTGGCTGCATTTCGTGAGGCCAAGCCGGACCTGGTGCTGCTTGACCTCATGCTGCCCGGAAGGGACGGCATCGAGGTCTGCCGGCTGATCAGGGCCGAGTCCGGAGTGCCGATCGTCATGCTCACTGCCAAGAGCGACACGGTGGATGTGGTGGTGGGCCTGGAATCCGGGGCCGACGACTACATCGTCAAGCCGTTCAAACCGAAGGAGTTGGTCGCCCGGATCAGGGCACGTCTGCGGAGGTCCGAGGAGCCCGCGCCCGAGCAGCTGGCGATCGGGGACCTCGTCATCGATGTGGCGGGTCACTCGGTGAAGCGGGAGGGGCAGTCCATCGCCCTCACCCCGCTGGAGTTCGACCTGCTGGTCGCCCTCGCCCGCAAGCCGTGGCAGGTCTTCACCCGTGAGGTGCTGCTCGAGCAGGTGTGGGGCTACCGCCACGCCGCCGACACCCGCCTGGTGAACGTGCATGTCCAGCGGCTTCGCTCGAAGGTCGAGAAGGACCCTGAGCGGCCGGAGATCGTCGTCACCGTCCGCGGTGTCGGTTACAAGGCCGGGCCGAGCTGA
- a CDS encoding glycerophosphoryl diester phosphodiesterase membrane domain-containing protein, producing MNDSPGWASPGSAPSDGQETGIPKPSSPVDGSGQWSPAQPPPGQWSPPSAPGSGPGAPPPAPGWGGVPQGPGWGRPPMAAKPGVIPLRPLGVGEILDGAVSTMRTHWRTVLGISLTVSVIAEIAIILLQRYLLPEQESLDPNATGSEAIRQATDSAQSQLINSTPGTVIAMIATLFTTSILTVVISRSVLGRGVTLSEAWSEARPRLLPLLGLTLLLSLMSAGIMAVGLLPGLALGSGAGGLALTFLGFLASVLVALWLMIRFTLAAPALMLERQPVLTSLRRSAKLVKGNWWRTFGILALTYLLVIVLALIITIPFGIIAVTLDSGGLSEFLDNNPTNFGWPFLIVTGIGEVIVSTLAYPFMAGVMALLYVDQRIRREALDLDLARAAGVPGYDTPRS from the coding sequence ATGAACGACTCTCCGGGCTGGGCTTCGCCCGGATCCGCCCCCTCCGACGGCCAGGAGACGGGCATCCCCAAACCCTCCTCGCCCGTTGACGGAAGCGGACAGTGGTCTCCCGCACAGCCGCCGCCGGGCCAGTGGTCCCCTCCGAGCGCCCCGGGCAGCGGGCCGGGCGCACCGCCACCGGCTCCCGGCTGGGGCGGCGTGCCCCAGGGCCCCGGCTGGGGCCGTCCGCCCATGGCCGCCAAGCCCGGCGTCATTCCGCTCCGCCCTCTGGGCGTCGGCGAGATCCTCGACGGCGCCGTGTCCACCATGCGCACCCACTGGCGCACGGTGCTCGGCATCAGCCTTACCGTCTCCGTGATCGCCGAGATCGCGATCATCCTTCTGCAGCGTTACCTCCTGCCCGAACAGGAATCCCTCGACCCGAACGCGACCGGCTCGGAGGCCATCCGTCAGGCCACCGACTCCGCACAGTCGCAGCTGATCAACAGCACCCCGGGCACGGTCATCGCGATGATCGCCACGCTCTTCACCACCTCGATCCTCACCGTCGTGATCAGCCGCTCCGTGCTGGGCCGTGGAGTGACGCTCTCCGAAGCGTGGTCCGAGGCCCGCCCCCGCCTCCTTCCACTGCTCGGACTCACCCTTCTGCTCAGCCTGATGAGCGCCGGGATCATGGCGGTGGGCCTGCTTCCGGGCCTCGCCCTGGGCAGCGGAGCGGGCGGGCTCGCCCTGACCTTCCTCGGCTTCCTCGCCTCCGTCCTCGTCGCGCTCTGGCTGATGATCCGCTTCACGCTGGCAGCGCCGGCCCTGATGCTGGAACGGCAGCCCGTACTCACCTCGCTCCGCCGGTCCGCCAAGCTGGTCAAGGGCAACTGGTGGCGGACCTTCGGCATCCTGGCCCTCACCTACCTGCTGGTCATCGTCCTGGCCCTGATCATCACGATCCCGTTCGGCATCATCGCGGTGACGCTGGACAGCGGCGGCCTGAGCGAGTTCCTCGACAACAACCCGACGAACTTCGGCTGGCCCTTCCTGATCGTCACGGGCATCGGTGAAGTGATCGTCTCGACGCTCGCCTACCCCTTCATGGCGGGTGTGATGGCACTGCTCTACGTCGACCAGCGCATCCGCCGCGAGGCACTCGACCTGGACCTCGCCCGGGCGGCGGGCGTGCCCGGTTACGACACCCCCAGGAGCTGA
- the mtnA gene encoding S-methyl-5-thioribose-1-phosphate isomerase yields the protein MADQDAQTPVGIEPPALSVLRWDESPDGPAVVLLDQTRLPAEETELVCADVPSLVRAIRTLAVRGAPLLGIAGGYGVALAAVRGEDVALAAELLERARPTAVNLGYGARRVARGYQAAVESGVGREASAAVALAEARALHREDAAASGRMAQYGLELLAELLPEGGGHRLLTHCNTGALVSGGSGTAFAVALRAHREGRLGQLWVDETRPLLQGARLTAYEADRNGMPYSLLTDNAAGSLFAAGEVDAVLIGADRIAADGSVANKVGSYPLAVLAKYHHVPFLVVAPTTTVDLETVDGTSIVVEQRSATEVTEITPKPGVPVGGGGGGTAVAPPGAKAYNPAFDITPPELVTAIVTEEGVISPVTGVGLAELCARSSQVTIS from the coding sequence ATGGCTGATCAGGACGCGCAAACGCCGGTGGGTATCGAGCCTCCGGCCCTCTCCGTACTCCGCTGGGACGAGTCGCCGGACGGTCCCGCGGTGGTGCTCCTCGACCAGACGCGGCTGCCCGCCGAGGAGACTGAGCTCGTGTGTGCCGATGTGCCGTCGCTGGTGCGGGCGATCCGGACGCTTGCGGTACGCGGGGCGCCTCTGCTGGGTATCGCCGGGGGGTACGGAGTGGCACTGGCCGCGGTGCGGGGCGAGGACGTCGCACTGGCCGCGGAGCTGCTGGAGCGGGCGCGGCCCACCGCGGTGAACCTCGGGTACGGCGCACGTCGGGTGGCCCGGGGGTATCAGGCGGCTGTGGAGAGCGGGGTCGGCCGGGAGGCCTCCGCGGCGGTGGCACTCGCCGAGGCGCGGGCTCTGCACCGCGAGGACGCGGCGGCCAGTGGGCGCATGGCGCAGTACGGTCTGGAGCTGCTGGCGGAACTCCTGCCGGAAGGAGGCGGACACCGGTTGCTGACCCACTGCAACACCGGAGCCCTCGTGTCCGGCGGTTCGGGGACGGCCTTCGCGGTGGCTCTCCGGGCGCACCGGGAGGGACGCCTGGGGCAGCTGTGGGTGGACGAGACACGGCCGCTGCTCCAGGGTGCCCGGCTGACGGCCTACGAGGCGGATCGCAACGGGATGCCGTACAGCTTGCTCACGGACAACGCCGCGGGTTCCCTGTTCGCGGCGGGGGAGGTGGATGCCGTACTCATCGGTGCGGACCGCATCGCCGCCGACGGCTCGGTGGCCAACAAGGTCGGGAGCTATCCGCTGGCGGTGCTCGCGAAGTACCACCATGTGCCGTTCCTCGTCGTGGCGCCGACGACCACGGTGGATCTGGAGACGGTGGACGGTACATCGATCGTCGTGGAGCAGCGCTCCGCGACGGAGGTGACGGAGATCACACCGAAACCGGGTGTGCCGGTGGGAGGCGGGGGTGGCGGCACTGCCGTCGCACCACCGGGAGCCAAGGCGTACAACCCCGCATTCGACATCACGCCGCCCGAACTGGTCACGGCGATCGTCACGGAGGAGGGTGTCATTTCCCCGGTCACGGGGGTCGGACTGGCAGAGCTGTGTGCCAGGTCATCGCAGGTAACGATTAGCTAA